In Rutidosis leptorrhynchoides isolate AG116_Rl617_1_P2 chromosome 2, CSIRO_AGI_Rlap_v1, whole genome shotgun sequence, one genomic interval encodes:
- the LOC139889938 gene encoding uncharacterized protein has product MAQIMIHVLNQYDLFNDLLAGDAPSCTFTVNGCTFDKGYYLADGIYPEWSTLVKSFINPIDPKQSKFKRYQESARKDIERAFEILQGRWTIVQHPARPYYIRKIRRIMLTCVILNNMITEDNGRAFCGLEENYSPIRRA; this is encoded by the coding sequence ATGGCTCAAATAATGATACATGTACTTAATCAATATGATTTGTTTAACGACTTATTAGCCGGCGACGCTCCATCGTGCACATTTACGGTGAATGGGTGTACGTTTGATAAGGGTTATTATTTGGCGGATGGAATTTACCCGGAATGGTCCACACTAGTTAAGTCGTTCATAAATCCAATTGATCCAAAACAATCAAAGTTCAAAAGGTATCAAGAATctgcaagaaaagatattgaacgagCATTTGAAATATTACAAGGTCGATGGACGATTGTTCAACATCCGGCAAGACCATATTATATCCGAAAAATTAGAAGGATTATGTTAACATGTGTGATATTAAACAATATGATAACTGAGGACAATGGCCGTGCATTTTGTGGACTCGAAGAGAATTATAGTCCGATTCGACGTGCATGA